A genomic region of Carassius carassius chromosome 13, fCarCar2.1, whole genome shotgun sequence contains the following coding sequences:
- the LOC132155607 gene encoding coiled-coil domain-containing protein 106-like, with product MKEERDFLREQLRGSLNKRQLGTNRRMQNDSSSESESADNSTFSDTSDSSDKPPKRKHKRKHKVREDKDTYIRRVKTPDDVLHRYKAILKSFLRTRSVSRSCKLHNVDRNTIALTAIIAELQIIATPELHIPEFQGGTLQKFAKKCKEYLDTKPEVMSKITEMKQNRELLPIGYKFRKEDK from the exons ATGAAAGAGGAACGGGATTTTCTGCGGGAGCAATTGAGAGGTTCCCTCAATAAAAGACAACTAG GGACAAACAGAAGAATGCAAAATGATTCATCTTCTGAGTCAGAATCTGCAGACAACTCAACATTCTCAGACACATCAGATTCCTCAGACAAGCCTCCAAAGAGAAAACACAAGAGAAAGCACAAAGTCAGAGAAGACAAAGATACCTACATTCGAAGAG ttaaaactCCTGATGATGTTTTGCACCGCTACAAGGCCATTCTGAAGAGCTTCCTACGGACTAGGAGTGTCTCCAGAAGCTGCAAACTACACAATGTTGATCGCAATACCATAGCTCTTACAGCTATCATTGCAGAGCTGCAGATAATTGCTACTCCTGAACTGCACATTCCAGAATTTCAGGGTGGAACTCTGCAGAAATTTGCAAAAAAGTGCAAGGAATATCTGGATACAAAACCAGAAGTCATGAGTAAAATCACTGAAATGAAACAGAATCGTGAGCTCCTACCAATTGGATATAAATTCCGAAAAGAAGACAAGTAA